A DNA window from Melospiza georgiana isolate bMelGeo1 unplaced genomic scaffold, bMelGeo1.pri scaffold_42, whole genome shotgun sequence contains the following coding sequences:
- the LOC131096522 gene encoding LOW QUALITY PROTEIN: zinc finger protein 239-like (The sequence of the model RefSeq protein was modified relative to this genomic sequence to represent the inferred CDS: substituted 1 base at 1 genomic stop codon): protein METREDKSPQQNLVEDKPYKCLECGKSFRKNSHLIRHQNIHTGEXPYECGECGKGFSCSSALITHQRIHTGERPYECTKCQKRFQTSSNLLLHHQIHTGEKPYEFGECGMSFHQSSNLISHQRTHTMERPYECEECGKRFKQKSHLNHHQRIHTGERPYRCGECKMTFSHRSQLNIHQMIHTGERPYECPECQKRFQTSSHLLHCQRIHTERRPFHCPDCRKGFKQKSYFITHRCIHTGERPYECPERGKSLSMSSHLTRHQRNHQ, encoded by the exons ATGGAAAccagggaggacaaatccccacagcagaacctcGTGGAAGATAAGCcctacaagtgcttggagtgtgggaaaaGCTTCAGGAAGAATTCACACCTTATCCGCCACCAGAATATCCACACTGGTGAATAgccctatgagtgtggggagtgtggaaagggcttcagctgcagctccgcCCTCATCACCCAccaacgcatccacactggggagaggccctatgaATGTACaaagtgtcagaagaggtttcagaccagctcgAATCTCCTCCTGCACCACCAG atccacactggggagaagccctacgaGTTTGGGGAATGTGGGATGAGCTTTCACCAGAGCTCCAACCTGATCTCCCACCAGAGGACCCACACCATGGAACGGCCCTATGAGTGTGAGGAATGTGGAAAGAGGTTCAAGCAGAAGTCCCACTTGAACCaccaccagaggatccacactggggaaaggCCATACAGATGTGGGGAATGTAAGATGACCTTCAGTCACAGGTCCCAACTTAACATCCACCAAatgatccacactggggagaggccctacgagtgccccgagtgtcagaagaggtttcagaccagctcccaTCTGCTCCACTGCCAGCGGATTCACACCGAGAGGAGGCCCTTCCACTGCCCTGACTGcaggaagggcttcaagcaaaAGTCTTATTTCATCACCCACCGgtgcatccacactggggagaggccctacgagtgtccaGAGCGTGGAAAGAGTTTGTCCATGAGCTCTCACTTGACCAGACACCAACGGAATCACCagtaa